A portion of the Candidatus Cloacimonadota bacterium genome contains these proteins:
- a CDS encoding aspartate-semialdehyde dehydrogenase yields MKIAIVGATGEVGRMMINCLEEQNLQPEVLDLYASEKSQGSMLYYMDKPLEVQVLDEESLKRDYDYVFFSAGGGVARSYAPIAAAAGAVVIDNSSAYRTDTDIPLVVPQINSSQLKDYRGIVANPNCSTIQMVLPLAVLDRAFGLRKVIVSTYQAVSGSGHNGIVTLENQRHGSQLKGIYPEIIDLNVIPQIGVFLDNGYSNEEEKMLNETRKILCNDNIQVSATTVRVPVIYGHSNAVYAEFEREVDLQEAASLLSKAPAIRYHENSYITPLGIGNSNEAHVCRLRFGVDKYSLSFWNVGHNVRIGAAANAVNILIAHAEINGIN; encoded by the coding sequence ATGAAAATAGCCATTGTAGGTGCCACCGGAGAGGTCGGCAGAATGATGATCAACTGCTTGGAGGAACAGAACCTGCAGCCGGAAGTACTGGATTTGTATGCTTCCGAAAAATCCCAGGGCAGTATGCTCTACTATATGGACAAACCCCTGGAAGTACAAGTTCTGGATGAAGAATCTCTCAAAAGGGATTATGATTATGTATTCTTTTCTGCCGGTGGGGGAGTGGCGCGATCCTATGCTCCCATCGCAGCCGCAGCTGGAGCGGTGGTCATCGACAATTCTTCCGCATACAGAACTGATACCGATATCCCGTTGGTAGTTCCCCAGATCAATTCGTCTCAGTTGAAAGACTATCGCGGAATCGTTGCAAATCCCAATTGCTCCACCATACAGATGGTATTGCCATTGGCAGTTTTAGACCGGGCTTTTGGGCTTCGCAAAGTGATCGTATCCACTTATCAGGCAGTATCGGGCAGCGGACACAACGGTATTGTTACTCTGGAAAATCAACGCCACGGATCACAGCTAAAGGGCATTTATCCAGAGATAATCGACCTCAATGTGATTCCTCAAATTGGTGTGTTTTTGGACAACGGTTACAGCAATGAAGAAGAAAAGATGCTCAATGAAACTCGCAAGATACTATGTAACGACAATATCCAAGTAAGTGCTACTACCGTGAGAGTACCGGTGATATATGGCCATTCCAATGCCGTATATGCCGAATTTGAACGGGAGGTGGATCTGCAAGAAGCCGCCTCTCTCCTCAGTAAAGCCCCGGCTATCCGATATCATGAAAACAGCTATATCACTCCACTGGGGATTGGTAATTCCAACGAAGCCCACGTCTGCAGACTCCGTTTTGGGGTAGATAAATACTCCTTGAGCTTCTGGAATGTAGGACACAATGTACGCATTGGTGCGGCTGCCAACGCAGTGAACATCCTGATTGCTCATGCAGAGATAAACGGGATAAACTGA
- a CDS encoding ribonuclease catalytic domain-containing protein has protein sequence MKQQIPTGQEAVGHTVAFYDQGSLHLGLVAALEAENYNILLLDKQYRIINPSRIILCSKACYPPLEQSLADFVHQLQLQELPELTVSTEGQSFEDIAQANRITGDFQLFALLLFLKDNPQIYLQKHDLYYRRTPESEAKYLRDMKKQEVRQQYLDAVIRLAHHPEQSPDPGLRADLLLDLRLLLQGERIDDLAKALKNAGNINPAWLRKALGDTLSLPDPPMLESGLPIAFIKEDWATGLRTPHIATKPITAFCIDDEGSRDFDDALSLEKDEEGYLLGIHVSNLADYFDRNHALFLEAKARISSLYLPSGIVPMLPPLYSERMFSLNANQDKAVLSLFVRFDTNYNMLESNIEMTSIRVMKNYSYRDVDRAMQHDAWQPLFRIADALNTQREPVEKNDAQRYIYNLVADAQELQFKRIDLFSPSRRMIEEMMILYNRFLADFTIKHNIPVLYRNIKQIYDEEKQWQISTAYLSTEAGFHPGIGAEAYLHVTSPIRRFVDLVNQMQVVGFLRKEVPAFTTDDLDQLIPVIDKRLLLLRETAQRSERYWVLKYVERYLLHTPMEGCLKAVINGKYRVELLPWSKQVFVALDAIPQNDIFTFAVYDIDWDKMLLKADLIC, from the coding sequence ATGAAACAGCAAATCCCAACCGGTCAGGAAGCAGTAGGTCACACTGTAGCGTTTTACGACCAGGGTTCTTTGCACCTTGGGCTTGTTGCTGCTTTGGAAGCTGAAAACTATAACATCCTGTTGCTGGATAAGCAATACCGGATCATCAATCCGTCCAGGATAATACTTTGCAGCAAGGCTTGCTATCCCCCTCTGGAACAGAGCCTCGCGGATTTCGTTCATCAACTGCAATTGCAAGAACTGCCGGAGCTTACGGTCTCCACAGAGGGACAGAGCTTTGAAGATATCGCCCAAGCAAATCGGATTACCGGAGATTTCCAATTGTTTGCTCTTTTACTATTTCTGAAGGACAATCCTCAGATCTATCTGCAAAAGCATGATCTCTATTATCGACGCACACCAGAAAGCGAAGCCAAGTATCTGAGAGACATGAAGAAGCAGGAAGTAAGGCAGCAATATTTAGATGCAGTGATTAGACTTGCACATCACCCCGAACAGAGCCCGGATCCAGGCTTGAGGGCAGATCTTTTACTCGATTTGCGACTGCTCTTGCAAGGAGAGCGAATAGACGATCTCGCCAAAGCTTTGAAGAATGCAGGGAACATCAATCCTGCCTGGCTCAGAAAGGCTTTGGGCGACACGTTATCCCTGCCTGATCCTCCCATGTTGGAATCTGGATTGCCCATAGCATTTATCAAAGAAGACTGGGCTACTGGTTTGAGAACACCTCATATCGCTACTAAACCCATTACTGCATTCTGCATTGATGATGAAGGCAGCCGGGATTTTGATGATGCTCTCAGCTTGGAAAAAGATGAAGAGGGATATCTTCTGGGCATCCACGTGAGCAATTTGGCGGATTACTTTGACCGGAACCACGCTTTGTTCTTAGAGGCAAAAGCCAGAATATCTTCCTTATATCTTCCTTCCGGGATAGTACCGATGTTGCCCCCGCTATACTCCGAACGTATGTTTTCTCTGAATGCCAATCAAGATAAGGCTGTACTTAGTCTTTTTGTCCGCTTTGATACCAATTACAATATGCTGGAGAGCAACATTGAGATGACAAGCATCCGGGTGATGAAAAACTATAGCTACAGAGATGTTGATCGGGCAATGCAGCATGATGCCTGGCAGCCCCTTTTCCGCATCGCAGACGCACTAAATACTCAAAGAGAACCAGTGGAAAAGAATGATGCACAGCGATATATATACAATCTGGTAGCAGATGCCCAAGAGCTGCAGTTCAAGCGAATTGATCTTTTCAGCCCCTCCCGCAGGATGATCGAAGAAATGATGATTCTATACAACCGCTTCCTTGCGGATTTCACTATAAAGCACAATATTCCAGTGCTATACCGGAACATCAAGCAGATCTATGATGAAGAAAAGCAATGGCAAATCAGCACAGCCTATCTGAGTACAGAAGCAGGATTTCACCCCGGTATCGGCGCAGAGGCATATTTACATGTCACCAGTCCGATCCGGCGTTTTGTGGATTTAGTAAACCAGATGCAGGTAGTGGGATTCCTTCGCAAAGAGGTTCCTGCTTTTACCACCGATGACCTGGATCAACTAATTCCGGTTATCGATAAACGGCTTTTACTTCTGAGGGAAACGGCTCAGCGTTCAGAGCGCTACTGGGTACTCAAATATGTAGAGCGGTACCTTCTCCATACTCCTATGGAGGGCTGTCTGAAAGCCGTGATCAACGGAAAGTACAGGGTGGAATTGCTGCCTTGGAGCAAACAAGTATTCGTGGCTCTGGATGCCATTCCGCAGAACGACATTTTTACCTTTGCTGTTTACGACATAGATTGGGACAAGATGCTACTCAAAGCCGATCTGATCTGTTAA